CCCAACCGCTGCGCATACGGCACTACCAAGGCGGCGGTAATTGGCCTGACTAAATCAGTGGCCGCCGACTACATCGGGCAGGGAATTCGCTGCAACGCCATCTGCCCCGGCACGGTGGACTCACCTTCGTTACGCCAGCGCATTGGCGAACAAGCCAAGCGACAGGGGCGCAAGGAGGGGGATGTCTACGCCGAGTTCATCGCCCGTCAGCCCCAGGGGCGACTGGGCAACCCTGAAGAAATTGCTGCCTTGGCCCTCTATTTAGCTGCCGATGAGTCTAGTTATACCACCGGTACCACCCAGATCATTGATGGTGGCTGGCTGATCTGACCGAGTGAGCGCCGATCTCCCCATCTCCAATGCGATGTCGGTTTGTAAGACAACTAACTCTTAGCAACTAATTCTTAGCAACTAGCGCTTAAAGCTAATTTTCTGAACCACAAAGGAACGGATCAATGAAATTTTTACGCTTCGGCCCCCGCGGCCATGAAAAGCCCGGCTTGTTGGACGACAATGGAGTGATTCGCGACCTGTCAGCGCATGTCACCGATCTGGCCGGAGAAGCTCTCGACCGCCACGCCCTCGAAGCGCTTGCTGCGCTTGATCCATCGAGTCTGCCCGAAGTGCCCGCCGATACGCGTATCGGCCCCTGCGTTGCTGGCGTGGGCAAGTTCATCTGCATTGGTCTTAACTACTCTGACCACGCCGCCGAAACCGGCGCTCAGGTTCCCCCGGAGCCGGTGATTTTCAATAAATGGACCAGCGCCATTTGCGGCCCCAATGACGAGGTGATTATCCCGCATGATTCCGAGAAAACCGACTGGGAAGTGGAGCTGGGTGTGGTGATCGGTAAGGCCGGGCGTTACATCGAAGAAGCCGATGCCATGCAGCACGTTGCCGGCTTCTGTGTAGTCAACGATGTCTCCGAGCGCGAGTTCCAGCTCGAACGCAGCGGCACCTGGGATAAAGGTAAGGGCTGCGACACCTTCGGCCCTCTGGGCCCGTGGCTTGTCACGCCCGACGAGGTTACAGACCCCCATCAGCTCGACATGTGGCTCGACGTGGATGGTAAGCGCTACCAGGATGGCAACACCCGCACCATGGTCTATCAGATCCCGTTTCTGATCAGCTACCTGAGCCGCTTTATGAGCCTACAGCCAGGTGATGTGATCTCCACTGGCACCCCGCCCGGTGTCGGCATGGGGCAACAGCCGCCGGTCTACCTCAAACCTGGCCAACGTATGCGCCTGGGTATCCAGGGGCTGGGTGAGCAGCAGCAGACCGTCGTAGCCGACCAGAAACGCTGAGCCAGGAGGCCAAGATGCGAACTGTCGTATGTGCCGAACCGGGTTACATGGCTCTTGAACATCGCGATCCCCCCCGCTGCGGCAAAGGGGAAGCGCTGCTGAGAATTCGTCGTATCGGTGTGTGCGGCACCGATATACACGCCTACGGCGGCAATCAGCCCTACTTCAGCTATCCACGCGTACTGGGTCATGAACTGGCCGGTGAAATCATCGAGGTGGGTAGCGAGGGTGACCCCAAGCTGATTGGGCAGCGCGCCTATGTGATTCCCTATCTGCACTGCGGTCAGTGCCGCGCCTGTCGCAAAGGACACAGCAATTGCTGCCAGCGGATACAAGTCATCGGAGTTCACCGGGATGGCGGCATGTGTGACACCCTGGCGGTTCCCCTCAACCATCTGGTGGTTTCCGAAACCCTAGAACTTGATCAACTGGCGCTGGTCGAGTGCATGGCTATCGGTGCCCATGCGGTGCGCCGTAGTGGGCTAGTCCAGGACGAACTGGCGATAGTGACGGGCGCTGGGCCCATCGGCATGGGAGTAGCCCAGTTTGCGCGTGAGTGCGGTGCGCGGGTGGTAGTGATTGACACCAACGCCGAGCGCTTGGCCTTCTGCCGCGATAAGCTCGGCATTGAAATGACCCTGAACCCCAGCGAAGACGACATCAATGCCGCTCTCAAGGCATTGAGCGATGATGAGTTCGCCGATGTGGCGTTCGATGCCACCGGCAGTCCCGCCGCCATGCAGGCCGGATTCGATCTATTGGGGCAAGCTGGGCGTTATGTACTGGTGAGCATCGTCAAGGCTGATATCAGCTTCCACGACCCTGACTTCCACCGCAAGGAGCTGACCCTAATAGCCAGCCGCAACGCTACGCGTGCCGATTTCGATCACGTGACCCACTTGATGGAAAGTGGTCGTCTGAAGGTCGATGCCATGATCACTCACCGAGCCGAACTGGCCGATGTGCCCGAGCAGATGCCCGCCTGGTGCACGCCAGCCACCGGCGTAGTTAAAGCGATGATCGAAATCAGTGACACGCCTCGACTATTCATACAGAGATCTTCCTCATGAGCCAAACCATCGTCAGTGACAGCGGCCAGCAAGACTCCCTGCGTGTACATGCCGCCGACAATGTACGTGTCGCCTTGAAGGATCTTCCTGCCGGCACCATCGTCGCCGACAACGACCAGCGCATCGCCCTCACCGAGGCGGTTCGTCACAAGCACAAGTTCACCCTCGCGGCCCTTGAGCACGGGGACAGCGTGATCATGTATGGGGTGACTGTGGGGCGTGCTACCCGCCCCATCGCCCAAGGTGCGGCCATTACCACCGAAAACGTAGAACACAGTACCGCCAGCTCAACGCCTCAGGCGAAACGCGGCAGTTGGCAGGCGCCGGATGTAGCGCATTTTCAGGGAGCCACCTTCGATGGTTACCACCGCCCGAACGGCCAGGTCGGCACCGCCAACGTATGGCTGGTGGTACCGCTGGTGTTCTGTGAAAACCGCAATATCGAGGTGCTGCGCCAGTGCGTCGCTGACGCCCTTGGCGAAGACCCCTACCGCGACTATAAGCAGCTGGCCCGCAAGCTTCTGCATGGCGATGCAGCTGCGCCATCACCGCCACCCCGTGAACGACTGTTTCCGAATGTCGATGGGGTTCGATTTCTGACTCATACCCTGGGCTGCGGTGGCACAGATGGCGACGCCCAAGCGCTCTGCCAATTGCTCGCTGGGTATATCTGCCACCCCAACGTGGCCGGTGCCACGGTCTTGAGCCTTGGCTGCCAGAAGGCGCAGATCGACATGATCAAGGCGGCCATCGAGACGCGCGATCCCGAAGGGCTGAAGCCAGTGCACTATCTCGAACAGCAGGCCAGTCAAAGTGAGCAAGCACTGATTCGCGAGTCACTAACCACTATCTTCGATGGGCTAGCCACTGCCAACCAAGTCCAGCGTGCCCCGGCGCCATTGTCGAAGCTCAGCATCGGGGTGGAATGCGGTGGTTCGGACGGTTTTTCAGGGCTTTCCGCCAATCCGCTGGTAGGTGCGGTGATAGATCGCTTAGTGGCGCTGGGCGGCAGCGGCATCTTAAGCGAGTTCCCGGAGCTATGTGGCGTGGAACACGAGCTTGTCGCCCGTTGCAGTGACGATGCAGTCGCCCAACGCTTCAGCGAGCTGATGGAAGCCTATCAGCGTCACGCGGCGCTGGTTGGCGCCGACTTCTCTATGAACCCGTCACCTGGCAATATCCGTGACGGCCTAATCACTGATGCTATGAAGTCCGCCGGTGCCGCTAAGAAAGGCGGTGACAGCCCGGTGGTCGACGTACTCGACTATACCGAACCACAAACACGCGCAGGGCTGAGTCTTCTGTGCACACCCGGCAACGACGTGGAATCAACCACTGCACTTGCCGGCTCCGGTGCCAATCTGATCATGTTCACTACAGGACTTGGCACACCGACTGGGAACCCAGTCACGCCGGTACTTAAAATCGCCAGCAACAGTGCGCTTGCCACGCGCATGAGCGACGTCATTGACTTCGATGCGGGCCCGATCATTCGTGGCGAGGTAGAGATCGGCGAGCTGGCCGACCGCTTGCTAGAAATGTGTATCG
This Vreelandella neptunia DNA region includes the following protein-coding sequences:
- a CDS encoding UxaA family hydrolase; translation: MSQTIVSDSGQQDSLRVHAADNVRVALKDLPAGTIVADNDQRIALTEAVRHKHKFTLAALEHGDSVIMYGVTVGRATRPIAQGAAITTENVEHSTASSTPQAKRGSWQAPDVAHFQGATFDGYHRPNGQVGTANVWLVVPLVFCENRNIEVLRQCVADALGEDPYRDYKQLARKLLHGDAAAPSPPPRERLFPNVDGVRFLTHTLGCGGTDGDAQALCQLLAGYICHPNVAGATVLSLGCQKAQIDMIKAAIETRDPEGLKPVHYLEQQASQSEQALIRESLTTIFDGLATANQVQRAPAPLSKLSIGVECGGSDGFSGLSANPLVGAVIDRLVALGGSGILSEFPELCGVEHELVARCSDDAVAQRFSELMEAYQRHAALVGADFSMNPSPGNIRDGLITDAMKSAGAAKKGGDSPVVDVLDYTEPQTRAGLSLLCTPGNDVESTTALAGSGANLIMFTTGLGTPTGNPVTPVLKIASNSALATRMSDVIDFDAGPIIRGEVEIGELADRLLEMCIETASGRYRPRAVELAQYDFIPWKRGVSL
- a CDS encoding fumarylacetoacetate hydrolase family protein, with the protein product MKFLRFGPRGHEKPGLLDDNGVIRDLSAHVTDLAGEALDRHALEALAALDPSSLPEVPADTRIGPCVAGVGKFICIGLNYSDHAAETGAQVPPEPVIFNKWTSAICGPNDEVIIPHDSEKTDWEVELGVVIGKAGRYIEEADAMQHVAGFCVVNDVSEREFQLERSGTWDKGKGCDTFGPLGPWLVTPDEVTDPHQLDMWLDVDGKRYQDGNTRTMVYQIPFLISYLSRFMSLQPGDVISTGTPPGVGMGQQPPVYLKPGQRMRLGIQGLGEQQQTVVADQKR
- a CDS encoding zinc-binding alcohol dehydrogenase family protein, whose amino-acid sequence is MRTVVCAEPGYMALEHRDPPRCGKGEALLRIRRIGVCGTDIHAYGGNQPYFSYPRVLGHELAGEIIEVGSEGDPKLIGQRAYVIPYLHCGQCRACRKGHSNCCQRIQVIGVHRDGGMCDTLAVPLNHLVVSETLELDQLALVECMAIGAHAVRRSGLVQDELAIVTGAGPIGMGVAQFARECGARVVVIDTNAERLAFCRDKLGIEMTLNPSEDDINAALKALSDDEFADVAFDATGSPAAMQAGFDLLGQAGRYVLVSIVKADISFHDPDFHRKELTLIASRNATRADFDHVTHLMESGRLKVDAMITHRAELADVPEQMPAWCTPATGVVKAMIEISDTPRLFIQRSSS